A stretch of DNA from Halorubrum sp. BOL3-1:
TCCCCGAACTCGCCGTCTTCGTCCACCCCGACGCCCAAGACCGCGGCGTGGGGACGGAGCTGTGCCGACACGTGATCGCAAACGCCGCCGCGGGCAGCCGGGACGGGCTGGTCCTCCACGTCGAGACCGGAAACCGCGCCGCGAGGAGCGTCTACCGGACGGTCGGGTTCGAGGTCGTCGAGCGGCGGGGCGACCTCCGGATGCGGCTCGACCTCGACGACCCGATCGCGACCGGGGTCAGGTGGCCGCCGGTGGTCCGCGACGGGCCGACCGAGTCGCTCCTCGAAGCGTCGTCTGACGCCGCTGCGGTGACGCCGTCGCCCGGGGACGACTGACGCCGCCGCGGTCGCGTCCGGACCGCTTGCGCCGCCCGCGGTCCCACCGCAACCGTTAGGCCCCGCCGACCCCTGTCTCCCGTAACCGTGGACGACGCCATCGAGTGGCTGCGCGACCGCCCCTTCTACGAGGGACAGATCGCCGACCACCGCCGCATCCCCGCCCGCGAACCGGAATACCGCGACGTCGACCTCGAACCGCGGCTGGCCGACGCGCTCGCGGAGCGCGGGATCGAACGGTGCTACCGCCATCAGGCGGAGGCGATCGGGGCCGTCCGCGACGGCGACGACGTCGTGCTCGCGACCGAGACGGCCAGCGGGAAGTCGCTCGCGTACACCGTCCCGGCGTTCGAAGCCGCGATGGACCACGGCGGACGGACCCTCTATATCGGCCCGCAGAACGCGCTGATCGCGGACCAGGAGGAGTCACTGTCGTCGCTAGCCGCCGACCTCGGCTTCGGGAGCCGGGTGTCGGTCGACTCCTATACCGGGCGGCTCTCCCGGGCGGAGAAGCGCGACGTGCGCGACCGGCGGCCCACCGTGCTGCTGTCGAACCCGGACATGCTCCACTACGCGCTGTTGCCGTACGCGGGGCGGCTCTGGGACTGGTTCTTCTCGTCGCTGGAGTACGTCGTGATAGACGAGGTCCACAGCTACCGCGGGGTGTTCGGCTCGCAGGTCGCGCTGACGCTCCGCCGGCTCGCGCGGACCTGCGAGCGGTTCGGCTCCGCCCCCCAGTTCGTCTGCTGTTCCGCGACGATCAACAACCCCGTCGACCACGTCGCGACCGTCACGGGCCGCGACCCGGACGGGATCGCCCTGGTCGACGAAGACGCGTCCGGCCGGGGACCGCGCGACTGGGTGCTGTGGAACCCGCCGGAGTACGACGACGACTGGGCCGAACGCGGTAGCGGCCGCCGGAAGTCGAGCCACACGGAGTCGAAGCGGCTGTTCGTCGACCTCGTCGCGGCGGGCGCGCAGACGCTGGCGTTCACCCGGGCGCGCCAGACCGCCGAGCAGTACGCGACCGACAGCGCGAGCGACCTCCGCGAGCGCGGCGAGCGCGACCTCGCCGGGAAGGTCGGCGCGTATCAGGCCGCCCTGACGGACGACCGGCGCCGAGGGATCGAGTCCGACCTCCACGCCGGCGACCTCAGGGGCGTCTGGTCGACGAGCGCCCTCGAACTCGGCGTCGACGTGGGCGGTCTCGACGCCGTCGTCCTCGACGGTTACCCCGGCACGCGGATGTCCGCGCACCAGCGAGCCGGGCGGGCGGGCCGCGGCGACGACCCCGCGCTCGTCGTCATGATCGGCGGCGAGGACCAGCTCGACCAGTACCTCATGCGCAACCCGAGCGACTTCTTCGACGCGCCGCCGGAGGACGCGATCTGTGACCCGGAGAACGGCCAGCTGATGCCCGGACACGTCGCCTGCGCGGCCGACGAGAACTGGCTCTCGCCGGAGGACGAGCGGTTCTTCGGGGACTCGTTCCCGGGCGTCGTCGCGGACCTGACCGACGAGGGCGTGCTGAACAGGCGCGAGGCAGCGAACGGCACGCGCTGGGTCCACGCCGGCGGCTCCAGCCCCCAGCAGTCAGTGAACCTCCGTACCGCCGAGGAGCGGGAGATATCGCTGATCGAGCGGTCGAGCGGCGAGACGGTCGCGTCGCTCGGCTTCGCCGACGCGCTCCGGGACGCGTATCCCGGCGCGATCTACCACCAGCAGGGCCGGACCTACGAGGTGGTCGAGCTGGACCTCGACCGCGACGTCGCGGAACTCCGGCAGTCGTGGGCGGACTACTACACGCAGGTGCGCTCCGACAAGGACATCGTCGTGAACGACGACCTCGACGAGCGCGCGCTCTCGGCCCGCCCCGACGTTCCGGTCCGCTTCGCGGACGTCACGGTGACCGAGCAGATCACGGGGTTCGTCAGGAAGGACGCCGCAACCGGGAAGTCGCTCGGCGAGTCGACCCTCGACCTCCCGGAGACGACGCTGCGGACGAAGTCGCTGTACTTCCCGGTGCCCGAGGACGTCGAACGCGAGATGCGGGCCTTGGGGGACCCGCTCGACGGCGACGCCGGCGATCCCGACCCGAGCGGCACAGCCGCCGGCGTCGACGCGGACGGCGACCCCGCGACGGACGGAGGGCCCGTCGACGGCGGCGGCAACGACGGCGGTGATGACGACGACGGCGAGCCGATCCCGGGCGGCGAGTACGCGTTCAACGGCGGGATCCACGCCGCGGAACACGGCATTATCTCGCTGTTTCCGTTCCACCTGCTCTGCGACCGCGCCGACGTCGGCGGCATCTCGACACCGCACCATCCGCATACCGAGGGACCGGCGGTGTTCGTCTACGACGGGTACCCCGGCGGTGTCGGACTCACTCGTCGCGGTCACCGACGGATCGAGGAGCTGATGACCCGGACGGCGCGGCTCATCGACACCTGCGACTGCGAGGGCGGCTGTCCGGCCTGCGTCCAGTCGCCGCACTGCGGAAACGGGAACGACCCGCTGGCGAAGGCGCCCGCGGTCCGCCTGCTCGACGAGTTGACCGGGACGGCGACGGACCGATGATACGCTCGCCCGGCGGACCGCCCGGTTCGGGAGGGACCTCTCGGCCCGGGAACGCGAACCACCCAAAGCGATTTGCCTTCGGCCGTCGACCGGCCCGTTGATGGCGCCCGATATCGACGAGGCGGCCGACCCGGCGGCCCGCGCGATGGAGTGGCTCGTCCTCGGCGCGGCGTACTTCCTGCTTGTCCTGTTCCTCATCGGCGTGTTCGACCTGTTCGTCTCGCTCTACCGCCTCCTCGTCGCGGGGAACTTCACCGATCCGACCGAGGTGGTCGCGCTGCTCGACAGCGTCCTGTTGCTCCTGATCATCGTCGAGGTCCACCGGACGCTCGTGGCGTACGCGCGGGATCAACCCGTCCTCCGGATCGTCGTGAGCGCCGCGATCATCGCCGTCTCCCGGCGGGTGATCAGCTTCCGGCTGGAGGACTACGGCGAGGGCGACGAGGCCCTACTCGCGGCCGTGTCGCTCGGCGTGTTGATACTCACGCTCACGCTCGGCTACTTCCTGCTCGACCGCGTCAGCGTCCCGGGGCGGCTGGAACTCTGATCGCGACGCGACCCTGCCCGCGACGCCGGTCGCTCTCTCGGACCGTCGATGCCGGTGCTTTCACGGTCCTCCCGGCGCTACGGATCCCATGGAACTGTTCTGGCACCGACGGGACCTCAGAACCGCCGACAACGTCGGTCTCGCGGCTGCGACCGGGACCGGTGACGACGCCGACCGAGGGCCGGGCGCGGCCGTGTTCGTCTTCGACCCCGACGTGCTCGACCACGCGAGCGACGTTCGGGCGCGCCGCCTGCTCGACGGGCTCGCCGCGCTCCGCGACGACTACCGCGAGCGCGGGAGCGACCTGCTCGTCGCCCGCGGCGACCCGGAGACCGTCCTCCCGCGGCTCGCGGACGCCCTCGACGCCGACCGCGTCGTCTGGAACCGCGACTACTCGGGTCTGGCCCGCGAGCGCGACGCGGGCGTGCGACGCGCGCTCGACGACGTCGATGTCGAGCGCGAGGCCCACCACGACGCGGTCCTCCACGACCCCGACGCGATCCGGACGAACGCCGGCGACCCCTACTCGGTGTACACCTACTACTGGAAGAAGTGGACCGACCGCGCGAAGGACGACCCGCTTCCCGCGCCGAGCCGCGAGGAACTCGTCGACGCGGACGTACTGGCGTCTGCGGTGGGGTCCGAAGCCCGCGCGGACGGCGGGAGCGCGGTCGACCGGGTCGCCGTCGGCGACCTCCCGACGCCCGCCGACCTCGGGTTCGCGGAGCCGGACGCCGAGGTCGGTCCGGCTGGAACGGCCGTCGCCCGCGAGCGGCTCGACGCGTTCCTCGACGGGGCGGTGTTCGGCTACGAGGCCGACCGGGACTACCCGTCCCGAGAGTCGACCTCGCGGCTGTCGGCGTTTCTGACGTACGGCGAGATCGGGGTTCGGGAGACGTACGCGGCGACGACGGAGGCGATGGCCGAGGCGGAATCGGACGCGCAGCCCGACGACGCCCCCGAGCAGGTCGAGGAGTTCCAACAGCAGCTCGCGTGGCGGGAGTTCTACACGCAGGTCCTCTTCCACAATCCGGAGGTAGTGACGGAGAACTTCAAGGAGTACGAGGAGGGGATCGCGTGGCGCGACGACCCCGAGGAGATCGCCGCGTGGAAGCGCGGGGAGACTGGATACCCCATCGTCGACGCCGGGATGCGTCAGCTCCGGGAGGAGGCGTTCATACACAACCGGGTGCGGATGATAGTCGCCTCCTTCCTCACGAAGGACCTGCTCGCCGACTGGCGGCACGGGTACGAGCACTTCAAGCAGCTGCTGGCTGACCACGACACCGCCAACAACAACGGCGGGTGGCAGTGGGCGGCCTCGACGGGGACCGACGCGCAGCCCTACTTCCGCATCTTCAACCCGATGACGCAGGGCGAGCGCTACGACCCCGACGCCGAGTACATTGCCGAGTACGTGCCGGAGCTCCGGGGGGTCGAGGCCGACCTGATCCACGGCTGGCACGAGCTGTCGCCGACCCAGCGCGCGAACGCGGCCCCCGACTACCCCGCGCCGATCGTCGACCACTCGGAGCGGCGCGAGGAGGCGTTAGCGATGTACAAGCGGGCGCGCGGCGAGGACCCGGAGGAGTAGCCCGCGGCGAGGCGCTCCGTTCGACGGCGGCTCACTCGGTCGCCTGCGTCTCGACGACCCGGTCCACCAGCTCGCTCACCGGGAAGTCGTCGTCGTAATCGAAGGACGCGAAGACGGCGTCGTATCGGTCGGAGGGAAAGAGAAACACCAGCACGTCGTCGAAGAACAGCGTCTGGGCGTGGTACCGATTCTCCCCGATGAGCTCCCGGAAGTCGTCGCCCGTGATCTGGTTCGACATCACCAGCTGATACGCCTCGTCGAGGTCGCTCTCGGAGTACTGCCCCTCGATATCGTCGCGCACGAACTCGACGTCGAACGACACGCTCCGCAGGTCGGCGACGACGCGCGGCATCGGCCCGTCGAAGTCCACCATTGCCTCCGAAATAGTCGACATGGTCAACCGTTCGCCGGATATCGGCATAAATTGCGCGGAACGCGGCCGCGAGCGCGTTCCCGGCCGGCCTCAGAACAGCGACTCGCTCTCGTCGAGGACGTGCGCCGGGCCGCCGACCTCCCAGACGTCGGTGTCGATCCCGACCTCCTCGATCCGGCCCTCCACCTCGTCGACGTGGTCGGCGAGCGTGTTGACGTACACCGAGGCGCCGGTGTCCGTCGAGAAGTAGACGGGGACGCCCGACTCCCGGAGTTCGCGGACCGCGTTGAACACGGCGATCGTCTCGGGCTGCCAGTACACCCACCCCGAGGGACCGGTCATCGTCGTGGCCGTCAGCGACAGCGAGTCGTGTTCGGCCGTCTCGAAGATCCGGTCGAACGCCCCCTCGCGGAGCGCGTCGGTCATCTCGACCAGCTGGTCCTGGACGTGGGCGGTCCGCGCCTGCATCATGTGGCTCGCGGCGGCCTCGCGGTGGGCCTCCTCGGTCTCCTTGTACGCGGGGACGTGCGCGGCGACGATCCGGAGGTCCTCCTCGGGGTCGAAGCCGTCCTCGCTCACGCCCACGTCGAGGCGGTGAGACCGACAGTCCTCGTCGTTGAGTCCGGCGTCGAGCCGCGAGTACGCGCCCGTCACCGAGCGGGCCGCCGAGGAGGACCCGCGGCGGGCGATAGTCGAAACCTCCGGGAGCGAGCGGTCGAGTCCGGCGGCCTCGACGAGGGCGAGCGCGGCGGCCGCGAAGCCGGACGAGGAGGAACCGAAGCCGATGTTCGACGGGAAGGAGTTCTCGCTCTCCAGCCGCACGGCGGCGTCGACCGCGGTCAACTCGCGGACGTGGTCGACGACCATGTCGATGCGCTCCGCGGCGCGTCCCCCCACTTCCTCGCCGCCGATGACGTAGACGTCCCCGCTCGCGTCGGGCTGCCACTCCACCGTGGTCGTCGTCGCGGTCGGCGCGGTACAGAGGCTGATGCTGTCGTGGTACGGGAGCCGCAGTTCCTCGTCGCGCATCCCGTGGTACTTGACGAGCCCCTGGATCGGGTGGGCTCGCGCGGTGGCCTTGCCGGTCATACCTCGGGAAGCGTCCGGCGGGGGATTAGTCGTTGCGATGAGTGGGAGTGAGTGCGACAGATGCGGTTGTCGATACGATGAGTCAATCGAGAGCGGTGCGGTGGCGCGTGCCTCCGAGTGGCCGCCTCCGGCGGTCACGAGGAACACGCGCGAGGGAGTCGGCCGCTCGGAGCAACGCGGAGAGTGGCCGACGAGGTTGGGGAGGTATGAGGCGCGGTTGCGGTGCGGGCGGGTGGACTCAAACGGGCAGCCGCGAGGACGAAGACGGCGACGTAAGTAGCGAGAGACCGAAGGTCTCTCCGACAGCCGGCGGCTCCGCCGCCGGCGAGACCGCAGGAGCGAGCACCGCGAGCGACGAGGACCACACCAAGCCCATCGAGTCCTCGCGGCTGGGGCCTTAGAGGCGTTCATCCGCCTGATAACGATATTGTCAGATCAACGCCGATCGCGCCTTCCTCACCCGCCTTCCGTCCCCGCGACGGCGACGCGATCGAGGGGAACCCTTTTTGCCCGGTCGGCGGGTACTGCGCGCCATGACCGAGCACACCGTCGAGTTCGTCGGCACCGGCGAGACGATCGAGGTGGCCGACACGGAGACGATCCTCAGCTCCTGTTTCGACGCGGGGATCGCCCAGGAGTACTCCTGTCGCGTCGGGATGTGTCTCGCCTGCTCCGCCGAGATCGTCGAGGGCGAGGTGACCCAGCCGGCCGCTCGCGGTCTCAGCGACGAGGAAGCCGAGGAGTACGCGCTCACCTGTATGGCCCGCCCGCAGTCGGATCTGAAACTCGACCGGGGGAAGTACCCCCCGAGCATCGAAGACGAGGCGGCGACCGCCGCGGGAGACGGCGACGGCGCGGCCGCGGACGACGACTGAAAGGGCATTTTAGCGTCTTTTAGGCGGTAAGCCCCCGTCCTCAACGAGCGAACGGCGTCAGCCGTGAGCGAGTAGGGTGGGGTAGTTCACCCGCTCAGTACGGCACCGCGTACAGCGCGACCGCGAGGAACGGGATCAACGCGATCAGCATCGCGATGGCGTAGCCGAACATCTCGCGCGCCTTGACGTTCGTGATCGCGAGCAGCGGCAGCGCCCAGAACGGGTTCAGCAGGTTCGTGTGCGCGTCGCCGACCGCGTACGCGACGGTGGCCTGTCCGTAGGGGACGCCGAGCCCCTCGGCGGCCTGAAGCACCGACGGGCCGACGACGAGCCACTCGCCGCCGCCCGAGGGGACGAACAGGTTCGCGACGGAGCCGACGACCCACGCGATCACGGGGTACGTCGCCGCCGTCGACACGTCGAGCAGCGCCTCCGCGAGCAGCAGCGCGAGTCCCGAGTCGGCCATGATTCCCTGTATCCCGGCGAAGAAGGGGAAAAGCAGGATGATCCCGGCCGCCGCGCCAGCCGCGTCGTTGAACCGGTCGCGGTAGTACGCCGGGCGCTGGTAGATCAGCAGGCCGGCGAAGAGGAAGCCGAAGTTGACCGCGTTCAGCGTGAACGCGCCGAGTCCCTGCCCGGCGAACTGGACCGCGAGGATCGCGACGCCCGCCAGCGCGACCAGCCCGCCGATGATCCGGCTGTTGTTCATCCGCTCGGCGGGGACGTCGTCGACCTCCGCCGGCGGCTCGTCGACCGGGTCGGCCGCGTCGGCGGCGTCGGTGCCGCCATCAGCACTCGTGTCGAACAGCTCCGACTCGTCGACGTACTCGGTGATCCCCTTCGCGCGGTCGCCCGAGGGCGCGAGGACGTACAGCACGGCGGTCGCAAAGACGATCGAGAGGACGGTGAGCGTGAGCGCGTACGGGTGGAAGATGGTCTTCGCGGCCGGGACCGTCGACGCGAGGAACTCGAACCCGGTCCCCTCGCCGATGTTGTTCGCGTCGGTCAACTGGAGCGGCGCCGACCCTGAGATCCCCCAGTGCCAGGTCAGTCCGAGTCCCATGTACCCGGCGACCGCGAGTAGCGGGTAGTGGACGGTTATTCCCTTTCGGTGGGCGACTTTCCCCATCTCGCGGGCGAAGATGGCGCCCATGATGAGGCTGAAGCCCCAGTGGACCCACGCCAGCGACATCGAGATGAACCCGACGAACGCGGCGGCCTGCGCGCCGGAGTTCGGAATTTCCGCGAGCCGCTGTAGTATCGCGTTGACCCGGGGGTGGTACGCGATGACGAACCCGGTCATCAGGATGAGCACCATCTGCATCGAAAAGCCGAGGAACGCCCAGAAGCCACCGTACCAGAACTCCAACAGTTCCACCGGTCCCGAGTCGGTGACCACCAGTCCGGCCACGTAGACGAGATATGTCAACAGGATGGCGAAGACGAACGGACTCGGCATCCACCGTTCGACGACCTCTGATATTCGGAATCCGATGCGTTCGATGACGCCCGCCTCGTCGCTCGTTGCCATACGCTCCGTATCCCGTATCACACATTATAAATAATGGGATACGGTCGCGACAGCCGATATATCTCTCGACTGCCGTCGCCCGTCGAGCCGTTCCTCGGCTCGTTCGAACCGGCGACACAGCGCTACTCGACTCGTTCGAACCGGTGTCGCACCACGTCGGCGTCGGGGTCCCAGTCGAAGCTCCCGCCGTGCGCGCGGACCATGCGTTCCTTGTACGCCGAAAGCGACGGCGACCCCTCGCGTCTCGCGTCGGCGTCGGTCACGTCGCCGAGCGTGCGCTCCGTCACCTCGGTCAGTTCGAAGGCGACGCCGTCGACCTCGAACGTGTCGCCCTCGCCGCCGTACCGGTTTCCGCGGTGGAGCTGGGTCACCTCGCCGTCGAGGGCCGCCTGTCTCACGCGGTCGTTCGGCAACAGGTCGGCCGGGTCGGTGTCGGTCACACAGTTATGTTCGGACCGCGGCGGCTTATGCGCGGCGGCGCCGAGCGCCGGGCTTCCCGCCGCGACGCGGGGCGCGTTACGGATCTCGAAACTCCGGCGTTCCGGGTGTTCACATCCGTGAGTATCGGTCCTGCGTCCCGAGACGAGGGATTCAAGATACTGCCGATACCCTCTCTCGATGATGCGACAGGACCACCTCATCACCGCGACCCAGCTCTCGCGGGATGACATCGAGACCGTGCTCGACCGGGCCCGAGCGGTCGCTGAGGACCCCACCGCCTACGCGGACCGGCACGCCGGCCGCGTGCTCGCGCTCTGCTTTTTCGAGCCGAGCACGCGCACCCGGATGAGCTTCGACAGCGCGGCCAAGCGCCTCGGGATGGACACGATCGGCATGGGCGACGTCGACTCCTCGTCCGTCTCGAAGGGGGAGTCGCTCTCTGATACCGTCCGCGTCATCGAGGGGTACGCGGACGCGATGGTGCTCCGTCACCCCAGCGAGGGTGCCGCGACGCTGGCCGGCGAGCGCGTCGACGTCCCCGTGGTCAACGCGGGTGACGGCGCGGGCCAACACCCCTCTCAGACGCTCCTCGACCTCCACACCATCCGCGAGGACCACGGACTCGACGACCTCTCGATCGGGATCATGGGCGACCTGAAGTACGGGCGAACGGTCCACTCGCTGGCCGCCGCGCTGACGAACTTCGACGTCAACCAGCACTTCGTCAGCCCCGAGTCGCTGCGGCTCCCGCGGTCGGTCCGGTTCGACCTCCACGAGACGGGCGCACAGAT
This window harbors:
- a CDS encoding DEAD/DEAH box helicase; translated protein: MDDAIEWLRDRPFYEGQIADHRRIPAREPEYRDVDLEPRLADALAERGIERCYRHQAEAIGAVRDGDDVVLATETASGKSLAYTVPAFEAAMDHGGRTLYIGPQNALIADQEESLSSLAADLGFGSRVSVDSYTGRLSRAEKRDVRDRRPTVLLSNPDMLHYALLPYAGRLWDWFFSSLEYVVIDEVHSYRGVFGSQVALTLRRLARTCERFGSAPQFVCCSATINNPVDHVATVTGRDPDGIALVDEDASGRGPRDWVLWNPPEYDDDWAERGSGRRKSSHTESKRLFVDLVAAGAQTLAFTRARQTAEQYATDSASDLRERGERDLAGKVGAYQAALTDDRRRGIESDLHAGDLRGVWSTSALELGVDVGGLDAVVLDGYPGTRMSAHQRAGRAGRGDDPALVVMIGGEDQLDQYLMRNPSDFFDAPPEDAICDPENGQLMPGHVACAADENWLSPEDERFFGDSFPGVVADLTDEGVLNRREAANGTRWVHAGGSSPQQSVNLRTAEEREISLIERSSGETVASLGFADALRDAYPGAIYHQQGRTYEVVELDLDRDVAELRQSWADYYTQVRSDKDIVVNDDLDERALSARPDVPVRFADVTVTEQITGFVRKDAATGKSLGESTLDLPETTLRTKSLYFPVPEDVEREMRALGDPLDGDAGDPDPSGTAAGVDADGDPATDGGPVDGGGNDGGDDDDGEPIPGGEYAFNGGIHAAEHGIISLFPFHLLCDRADVGGISTPHHPHTEGPAVFVYDGYPGGVGLTRRGHRRIEELMTRTARLIDTCDCEGGCPACVQSPHCGNGNDPLAKAPAVRLLDELTGTATDR
- the mvaD gene encoding phosphomevalonate decarboxylase MvaD, translated to MTGKATARAHPIQGLVKYHGMRDEELRLPYHDSISLCTAPTATTTTVEWQPDASGDVYVIGGEEVGGRAAERIDMVVDHVRELTAVDAAVRLESENSFPSNIGFGSSSSGFAAAALALVEAAGLDRSLPEVSTIARRGSSSAARSVTGAYSRLDAGLNDEDCRSHRLDVGVSEDGFDPEEDLRIVAAHVPAYKETEEAHREAAASHMMQARTAHVQDQLVEMTDALREGAFDRIFETAEHDSLSLTATTMTGPSGWVYWQPETIAVFNAVRELRESGVPVYFSTDTGASVYVNTLADHVDEVEGRIEEVGIDTDVWEVGGPAHVLDESESLF
- a CDS encoding phosphate-starvation-inducible PsiE family protein; its protein translation is MAPDIDEAADPAARAMEWLVLGAAYFLLVLFLIGVFDLFVSLYRLLVAGNFTDPTEVVALLDSVLLLLIIVEVHRTLVAYARDQPVLRIVVSAAIIAVSRRVISFRLEDYGEGDEALLAAVSLGVLILTLTLGYFLLDRVSVPGRLEL
- a CDS encoding short-chain fatty acid transporter → MATSDEAGVIERIGFRISEVVERWMPSPFVFAILLTYLVYVAGLVVTDSGPVELLEFWYGGFWAFLGFSMQMVLILMTGFVIAYHPRVNAILQRLAEIPNSGAQAAAFVGFISMSLAWVHWGFSLIMGAIFAREMGKVAHRKGITVHYPLLAVAGYMGLGLTWHWGISGSAPLQLTDANNIGEGTGFEFLASTVPAAKTIFHPYALTLTVLSIVFATAVLYVLAPSGDRAKGITEYVDESELFDTSADGGTDAADAADPVDEPPAEVDDVPAERMNNSRIIGGLVALAGVAILAVQFAGQGLGAFTLNAVNFGFLFAGLLIYQRPAYYRDRFNDAAGAAAGIILLFPFFAGIQGIMADSGLALLLAEALLDVSTAATYPVIAWVVGSVANLFVPSGGGEWLVVGPSVLQAAEGLGVPYGQATVAYAVGDAHTNLLNPFWALPLLAITNVKAREMFGYAIAMLIALIPFLAVALYAVPY
- a CDS encoding ASCH domain-containing protein — translated: MTDTDPADLLPNDRVRQAALDGEVTQLHRGNRYGGEGDTFEVDGVAFELTEVTERTLGDVTDADARREGSPSLSAYKERMVRAHGGSFDWDPDADVVRHRFERVE
- a CDS encoding GNAT family N-acetyltransferase, whose translation is MTPDTASVACDGWDGSECEGTPHCPPRCPRFVDEEGTRWTVRPAVDADEPFLVEMYERFDRADRAQGLPPVSRSRCVEWVRSMLTEGSDVVAERGGEVFGHAMYTPTDAAVPELAVFVHPDAQDRGVGTELCRHVIANAAAGSRDGLVLHVETGNRAARSVYRTVGFEVVERRGDLRMRLDLDDPIATGVRWPPVVRDGPTESLLEASSDAAAVTPSPGDD
- a CDS encoding deoxyribodipyrimidine photo-lyase, whose translation is MELFWHRRDLRTADNVGLAAATGTGDDADRGPGAAVFVFDPDVLDHASDVRARRLLDGLAALRDDYRERGSDLLVARGDPETVLPRLADALDADRVVWNRDYSGLARERDAGVRRALDDVDVEREAHHDAVLHDPDAIRTNAGDPYSVYTYYWKKWTDRAKDDPLPAPSREELVDADVLASAVGSEARADGGSAVDRVAVGDLPTPADLGFAEPDAEVGPAGTAVARERLDAFLDGAVFGYEADRDYPSRESTSRLSAFLTYGEIGVRETYAATTEAMAEAESDAQPDDAPEQVEEFQQQLAWREFYTQVLFHNPEVVTENFKEYEEGIAWRDDPEEIAAWKRGETGYPIVDAGMRQLREEAFIHNRVRMIVASFLTKDLLADWRHGYEHFKQLLADHDTANNNGGWQWAASTGTDAQPYFRIFNPMTQGERYDPDAEYIAEYVPELRGVEADLIHGWHELSPTQRANAAPDYPAPIVDHSERREEALAMYKRARGEDPEE
- a CDS encoding 2Fe-2S iron-sulfur cluster-binding protein; this encodes MTEHTVEFVGTGETIEVADTETILSSCFDAGIAQEYSCRVGMCLACSAEIVEGEVTQPAARGLSDEEAEEYALTCMARPQSDLKLDRGKYPPSIEDEAATAAGDGDGAAADDD
- the pyrB gene encoding aspartate carbamoyltransferase, yielding MRQDHLITATQLSRDDIETVLDRARAVAEDPTAYADRHAGRVLALCFFEPSTRTRMSFDSAAKRLGMDTIGMGDVDSSSVSKGESLSDTVRVIEGYADAMVLRHPSEGAATLAGERVDVPVVNAGDGAGQHPSQTLLDLHTIREDHGLDDLSIGIMGDLKYGRTVHSLAAALTNFDVNQHFVSPESLRLPRSVRFDLHETGAQIREHEELEPVLDELDVLYVTRIQKERFPDENEYHRVAGEYRIDADTLADAPDDLTVMHPLPRVDEIAPDVDETDHARYFEQAHNGVPVRMALLDTLLENAGSAENAEETEADR